The following proteins come from a genomic window of Pseudomonas putida:
- the pheS gene encoding phenylalanine--tRNA ligase subunit alpha, whose protein sequence is MENLDALVSQALEAVERAEDINALEQIRVQYLGKKGELTQVMKTLGNLPAEERPKVGALINDAKERVTEVLNARKAAFEEAELSARLAAECIDVTLPGRGQATGGLHPITRTLERIEQFFTHIGYGIAEGPEVEDDYHNFEALNIPGHHPARAMHDTFYFNANMLLRTHTSPVQVRTMESTQPPIRIVCPGRVYRCDSDITHSPMFHQVEGLLIDRDINFADLKGTIEEFLRVFFEKELAVRFRPSFFPFTEPSAEVDIQCVMCSGKGCRVCKQTGWLEVLGCGMVHPNVLRMSGIDPEEFQGFAFGMGAERLAMLRYGVNDLRLFFDNDLRFLAQFR, encoded by the coding sequence ATGGAAAACCTGGACGCGCTGGTCTCCCAAGCCCTTGAGGCCGTGGAGCGCGCTGAAGACATCAATGCCCTGGAACAGATCCGGGTTCAGTATCTGGGCAAAAAAGGCGAACTGACCCAGGTGATGAAGACCCTGGGCAACCTGCCAGCCGAAGAGCGCCCGAAAGTCGGCGCGCTGATCAATGACGCCAAAGAGCGCGTCACCGAAGTGCTCAACGCACGCAAGGCAGCCTTTGAAGAAGCCGAGCTCAGCGCTCGCCTGGCCGCCGAATGCATTGATGTGACCCTGCCAGGCCGTGGCCAGGCTACCGGTGGCCTGCACCCGATCACCCGTACCCTCGAACGCATCGAGCAGTTCTTCACCCATATCGGCTACGGCATCGCCGAAGGCCCCGAGGTCGAAGACGACTACCACAACTTCGAGGCGCTCAACATCCCCGGCCACCACCCGGCCCGGGCGATGCACGACACCTTCTACTTCAATGCCAACATGCTGCTGCGCACCCACACCTCGCCGGTGCAGGTGCGGACCATGGAGTCCACCCAGCCGCCAATCCGCATTGTGTGCCCGGGCCGCGTCTACCGCTGCGACTCGGATATCACCCACTCGCCGATGTTCCACCAGGTCGAAGGCCTGCTGATCGATCGCGACATCAACTTTGCCGACCTCAAGGGCACCATCGAAGAGTTCCTGCGTGTGTTCTTCGAAAAAGAACTGGCCGTGCGCTTCCGTCCGTCGTTCTTCCCCTTCACCGAGCCGTCCGCCGAAGTCGACATCCAGTGCGTGATGTGTTCCGGCAAAGGCTGCCGCGTGTGCAAGCAAACCGGCTGGCTGGAAGTGCTGGGCTGCGGCATGGTGCACCCGAACGTGCTGCGCATGTCCGGCATCGACCCTGAAGAATTCCAGGGCTTCGCCTTCGGCATGGGCGCCGAGCGCCTGGCCATGCTGCGCTACGGCGTCAACGATTTGCGTCTGTTCTTCGACAACGACCTGCGGTTCTTAGCCCAATTCCGCTAG
- the ihfA gene encoding integration host factor subunit alpha — MGALTKAEMAERLYEELGLNKREAKELVELFFEEIRHALEENEQVKLSGFGNFDLRDKRQRPGRNPKTGEEIPITARRVVTFRPGQKLKARVEAYAGTKP, encoded by the coding sequence ATGGGTGCTCTGACGAAAGCTGAGATGGCCGAAAGGCTGTACGAGGAGCTGGGGCTTAACAAGCGTGAGGCCAAGGAGTTGGTCGAGCTGTTTTTTGAAGAAATTCGGCACGCACTTGAAGAGAACGAGCAGGTCAAGTTGTCCGGTTTCGGCAACTTCGACCTTCGCGACAAACGCCAGCGGCCGGGCCGCAACCCCAAAACAGGGGAAGAGATCCCGATCACTGCACGGCGCGTCGTCACCTTTCGTCCAGGGCAGAAGTTGAAGGCCCGGGTTGAGGCCTATGCTGGAACCAAGCCATAA
- the infC gene encoding translation initiation factor IF-3: MTIKREMRNDKRAAPKAPINENISAREVRLIGADGEQVGIVSIDEALRIADEAKLDLVEISADAVPPVCKVMDYGKHLFEKKKQANEAKKNQKQIQIKEIKFRPGTEDGDYQVKLRNLVRFLTDGDKAKISLRFRGREMAHQELGMELLKRVEADLAEYGTVEQHPKMEGRQLMMVIAPKKKK; this comes from the coding sequence ATGACTATTAAGCGTGAAATGAGAAACGATAAACGTGCTGCACCGAAGGCCCCGATCAACGAGAATATCTCGGCCCGCGAGGTTCGGTTAATTGGCGCAGACGGCGAGCAGGTTGGCATCGTCTCGATTGATGAAGCGCTGCGTATCGCTGATGAAGCGAAGCTGGACCTGGTTGAAATCTCTGCAGACGCGGTACCGCCTGTCTGCAAGGTCATGGACTACGGCAAGCACCTCTTCGAAAAGAAGAAGCAGGCTAACGAAGCCAAGAAAAACCAGAAGCAGATCCAGATCAAAGAAATCAAGTTTCGTCCAGGGACGGAGGATGGGGATTACCAGGTAAAACTACGCAACCTGGTACGTTTCCTTACCGATGGGGACAAGGCCAAGATCTCTCTGAGATTCCGTGGTCGTGAGATGGCCCACCAGGAGCTGGGCATGGAGCTGTTGAAGCGGGTTGAAGCTGACCTCGCCGAATACGGCACCGTTGAGCAGCATCCGAAGATGGAAGGACGCCAGCTTATGATGGTCATCGCCCCCAAGAAAAAGAAGTAA
- the thrS gene encoding threonine--tRNA ligase: protein MPTITLPDGSQRAFDHAVSVADVAASIGAGLAKATVAGKVDGKLVDACELITHDATLQIITPKDEEGLEIIRHSCAHLVGHAVKQLYPTAKMVIGPVIDEGFYYDIAYERSFTPEDLAAIEKRMQQLIEKDYDVIKKMTPRAEVIDVFKARGEDYKLRLVEDMPDEQAMGLYYHEEYVDMCRGPHVPNTRFLKAFKLTKLSGAYWRGDAKNEQLQRVYGTAWADKKQLAAYIQRIEEAEKRDHRKIGKQLDLFHLQEEAPGMVFWHANGWTVYQVLEQYMRQVQRENGYSEIKTPQVVDRILWERSGHWSNYAENMFTTSSESRDYAVKPMNCPCHVQVFNQGLKSYRDLPLRLAEFGACHRNEPSGALHGIMRVRGFVQDDAHIFCTEDQVKKEAADFIKLTLDVYKDFGFTDVAMKLSTRPAKRVGSEELWDRAEGALADALNESGLEWEYQPGEGAFYGPKIEFTLRDCLGRNWQCGTLQYDPNLPERLDASYIAEDNARKRPVMLHRAILGSFERFIGMLIEHYAGVFPAWLAPTQAVIMNITDKQADFALQVEKSLNGSGFRAKSDLRNEKIGFKIREHTLLKVPYLLVIGDREVETQTVAVRTREGADLGSMPVAQFVELLTHAVSRRGRQESE from the coding sequence ATGCCCACTATTACTCTTCCCGATGGCAGTCAACGCGCGTTTGATCACGCGGTATCCGTAGCCGATGTCGCCGCTTCGATCGGTGCCGGCCTGGCCAAGGCCACCGTTGCCGGCAAAGTCGACGGCAAGCTGGTCGACGCCTGCGAGCTGATCACCCACGACGCCACCCTGCAGATCATCACCCCTAAAGATGAAGAGGGACTGGAGATCATTCGTCACTCGTGCGCCCACCTGGTCGGCCACGCGGTGAAACAGCTGTACCCGACCGCCAAGATGGTCATCGGCCCGGTCATCGACGAAGGCTTCTATTACGACATCGCCTACGAGCGCTCCTTCACCCCTGAAGACCTGGCCGCCATCGAAAAGCGCATGCAGCAGCTGATCGAAAAAGACTACGACGTCATCAAGAAGATGACCCCGCGTGCCGAAGTCATCGACGTGTTCAAGGCCCGTGGCGAAGACTACAAGCTGCGCCTGGTCGAAGACATGCCCGACGAGCAGGCCATGGGCCTGTACTACCACGAAGAATACGTCGACATGTGCCGTGGCCCGCACGTGCCGAACACCCGCTTCCTCAAGGCATTCAAGCTGACCAAGCTGTCCGGCGCCTACTGGCGTGGCGATGCCAAGAACGAGCAGCTGCAGCGCGTGTACGGTACCGCCTGGGCTGACAAGAAGCAGCTGGCTGCCTACATCCAGCGTATCGAAGAAGCCGAAAAACGCGACCACCGCAAGATCGGCAAGCAGCTCGACCTGTTCCACCTGCAGGAAGAAGCGCCGGGCATGGTGTTCTGGCACGCCAACGGCTGGACCGTCTACCAGGTGCTCGAGCAGTACATGCGCCAGGTCCAGCGCGAAAACGGCTACTCGGAAATCAAGACCCCGCAAGTCGTCGACCGCATCCTCTGGGAACGTTCCGGCCACTGGTCCAACTACGCCGAAAACATGTTCACCACATCGTCGGAAAGCCGCGATTACGCGGTCAAGCCGATGAACTGCCCGTGCCACGTGCAGGTGTTCAACCAGGGCCTGAAGTCGTACCGCGACCTGCCACTGCGCCTGGCCGAATTCGGTGCCTGCCACCGTAACGAGCCGTCCGGCGCCCTGCACGGCATCATGCGCGTGCGTGGCTTCGTGCAAGACGACGCGCACATCTTCTGCACCGAAGACCAGGTGAAGAAAGAAGCCGCCGACTTCATCAAACTGACTCTGGATGTGTACAAGGACTTCGGTTTCACCGACGTCGCCATGAAGCTCTCCACCCGCCCCGCCAAGCGCGTGGGTTCCGAAGAGCTGTGGGACCGCGCCGAAGGTGCACTGGCCGACGCCCTGAACGAATCCGGCCTGGAATGGGAATACCAGCCAGGTGAAGGTGCCTTCTACGGCCCGAAAATCGAATTCACCCTGCGCGACTGCCTGGGCCGTAACTGGCAGTGTGGTACCCTGCAGTACGATCCGAACCTGCCAGAGCGCCTGGACGCCAGCTACATCGCCGAAGACAACGCGCGCAAGCGCCCGGTGATGCTGCACCGCGCCATCCTCGGCTCGTTCGAACGCTTCATCGGCATGCTCATCGAGCACTATGCCGGTGTGTTCCCGGCGTGGCTGGCACCGACCCAGGCCGTGATCATGAACATCACCGACAAACAGGCCGATTTCGCCCTTCAGGTTGAGAAATCTCTGAACGGTAGCGGTTTCCGTGCCAAGTCGGACTTGAGAAATGAGAAGATCGGCTTTAAAATCCGCGAGCATACTTTGCTCAAGGTCCCGTACCTTTTGGTTATAGGGGACCGCGAAGTCGAAACGCAAACCGTCGCTGTGCGTACTCGCGAAGGTGCAGACCTGGGCTCCATGCCCGTCGCCCAGTTCGTTGAGCTTCTGACACATGCGGTTTCCCGGCGTGGTCGCCAAGAATCGGAGTAA
- a CDS encoding DNA-binding transcriptional regulator, with product MNRDRDSDYKTVRGLSRGLALLNALNRLDGGASPTRLAELTGLHRTTVRRLLETLQDEGYVRRSESDDSFRLALKVRELSEGFRDEQWISAIAAPLLGDLLQQVVWPTDICTLEVDEMVVRETTHRFSRLSFHRSMVGRRLPLLQTATGLAYLAFCDEAQREQILALLASRDEPEYRLARDRLALDNILRKARHRGCGENYMGWNQEANIASIAVPLYDDTQRLLGCVSLIYIAKAMSIQQAVDRYLPALQTFAQQVRQNLTRESLAGSVSPQ from the coding sequence GTGAATAGAGACCGAGATTCCGATTACAAGACCGTGCGTGGCCTAAGCCGCGGCCTGGCCCTGCTCAACGCCTTGAACCGTCTGGATGGGGGCGCCAGCCCAACGCGCCTTGCCGAGCTCACTGGCTTGCACCGCACGACCGTTCGGCGCCTGCTCGAAACTTTGCAGGACGAGGGCTACGTGCGCCGCAGTGAATCCGACGATAGCTTCCGCCTGGCATTGAAGGTCCGTGAACTGAGCGAGGGTTTTCGCGACGAACAGTGGATTTCCGCCATCGCCGCCCCCCTGCTTGGCGACCTCCTGCAGCAGGTGGTCTGGCCGACTGACATATGCACCCTGGAAGTCGACGAGATGGTGGTCCGCGAAACCACCCACCGCTTCAGCCGCCTGTCGTTCCACCGCTCCATGGTCGGGCGTCGCTTGCCGTTGCTGCAGACCGCCACGGGGCTGGCGTACCTGGCATTCTGTGATGAAGCGCAGCGTGAGCAGATCCTGGCACTGCTAGCCAGCAGAGACGAACCTGAGTACCGCCTGGCGCGTGATCGCTTGGCGCTGGATAACATCCTGCGCAAAGCGCGCCATCGGGGCTGTGGCGAGAACTACATGGGCTGGAACCAGGAAGCCAACATCGCGTCCATTGCAGTCCCTTTGTACGACGATACCCAGCGACTGCTGGGCTGTGTAAGCCTCATATACATTGCAAAGGCAATGAGTATCCAGCAGGCAGTCGATCGCTATCTGCCAGCCCTGCAGACATTCGCTCAACAAGTTCGGCAAAACCTAACTCGTGAATCGCTTGCGGGGTCTGTAAGCCCTCAATAG
- a CDS encoding RAQPRD family integrative conjugative element protein: protein MNTSTSALLLTFVVSLGAAAQDTPERSDLGLVQQQITSIELLADRASTASVSTAEPRYRFDYPRFAADLERVRQGIQKYLSPSRAQPADLVELTGDS from the coding sequence ATGAACACTTCAACTTCCGCCCTGTTGCTTACCTTTGTGGTGTCGCTCGGCGCCGCTGCTCAAGACACGCCGGAGCGCTCGGATCTCGGCCTGGTGCAGCAGCAAATCACCTCCATTGAACTGTTGGCAGACCGCGCAAGCACCGCCTCAGTCAGTACCGCTGAGCCTCGTTATCGCTTCGACTACCCGAGGTTCGCAGCGGACCTTGAACGTGTGCGCCAAGGCATCCAAAAATACCTGTCTCCTTCGCGTGCGCAGCCAGCCGATCTGGTCGAACTGACCGGTGATTCCTGA
- the rplT gene encoding 50S ribosomal protein L20, whose protein sequence is MARVKRGVIARKRHKKILKLAKGYYGARSRVFRVAKQAVIKAGQYAYRDRRQKKRQFRALWIARINAGARTNGLSYSRLIAGLKKASIEIDRKVLADLAVNEKAAFAAIVEKAKAVLA, encoded by the coding sequence ATGGCTCGTGTAAAGCGCGGCGTTATCGCTCGTAAGCGTCACAAAAAAATTCTGAAACTGGCTAAAGGTTACTACGGTGCACGCTCGCGCGTATTCCGCGTAGCCAAGCAGGCAGTCATCAAGGCAGGCCAATACGCCTACCGCGACCGTCGCCAGAAGAAGCGTCAGTTCCGCGCACTGTGGATCGCTCGTATCAACGCCGGTGCCCGCACCAACGGTCTGTCTTACAGCCGTCTGATTGCTGGCCTGAAAAAGGCGTCGATCGAAATCGACCGTAAGGTTCTGGCTGACCTGGCAGTGAACGAAAAAGCGGCGTTTGCTGCAATTGTCGAGAAAGCTAAAGCCGTTCTGGCTTAA
- a CDS encoding bifunctional 3-(3-hydroxy-phenyl)propionate/3-hydroxycinnamic acid hydroxylase: MNKPHPDHIQADYTADVVIIGAGPVGLAIANYLGQAGVQVLQIEKLDQLIDYPRAIGIDDESLRTVQAIGLVEQVLPHTTPWHAMRFLTPKGRCFADIQPTTDEFGWSRRNAFIQPQVDAVLHRGLERFAHVRTLFSRDVVQFQQDDEGVSLQMTAPDGRQETVRARYLVACDGGNSLIRRTLEISFEGKTAPNQWIVIDIANDPLGTPNVYLCCDPVRPYVSAALPHGVRRFEFMVMPGETEQELGKPENLRKLLAKVLPDPDRVDLIRKRVYTHNARLAGRFRDKRVLLAGDAAHIMPVWQGQGYNSGMRDASNLSWKLALVVKGLAGEALLDTYEQERRDHAKAMIDLSVLAGHVLAPPKRWQGALRDGISWALNYLPAVKRYFLEMRFKPMPQYTKGALVGAEDSKTTAVGRMFIQPKVVTESGEIRLLDDVIGSNFAFIAWGSDPLWGLSADQEQAWRALGACFMQVVPDVQLKAGRKVRDGVIRVGDCTGRLKQWFGLYPVSIALLRPDRFVGAVAIPQTIGQASDTLLRALAAQPQPSAQASLASKVA; encoded by the coding sequence ATGAATAAGCCGCATCCAGATCACATTCAGGCCGATTACACCGCAGACGTGGTGATCATCGGTGCCGGGCCCGTGGGGCTGGCCATCGCCAACTATCTCGGCCAGGCTGGCGTACAGGTGCTCCAGATCGAGAAGCTCGACCAGCTGATCGACTACCCGCGCGCCATCGGCATCGATGACGAGTCGCTGCGCACCGTGCAGGCCATCGGCCTGGTCGAGCAGGTGTTGCCACACACCACGCCGTGGCACGCCATGCGCTTTCTCACGCCCAAGGGCCGTTGCTTTGCCGATATCCAGCCGACTACCGACGAGTTCGGTTGGTCGCGCCGCAATGCGTTCATCCAACCGCAGGTCGATGCGGTGCTGCACCGTGGTCTGGAACGCTTCGCCCATGTGCGCACGCTGTTCTCCCGCGATGTGGTGCAGTTCCAGCAGGACGACGAAGGCGTGAGCCTGCAGATGACTGCTCCGGACGGTCGTCAGGAAACTGTGCGGGCGCGGTACCTGGTGGCTTGTGACGGCGGCAACAGCCTGATCCGTCGTACCCTGGAAATCTCTTTCGAGGGCAAGACCGCCCCCAACCAGTGGATCGTCATCGATATCGCCAACGACCCGCTGGGCACCCCCAATGTGTACTTGTGCTGCGACCCGGTACGCCCTTACGTATCGGCGGCGCTCCCCCATGGTGTACGGCGCTTCGAGTTCATGGTGATGCCGGGTGAGACCGAGCAGGAGCTGGGCAAGCCGGAGAACCTGCGCAAGCTGCTGGCCAAGGTGCTGCCCGATCCGGACCGCGTCGATCTTATCCGCAAACGCGTGTACACCCACAATGCCCGCCTGGCCGGCCGCTTCCGGGATAAGCGGGTGCTGCTGGCCGGCGATGCCGCGCACATCATGCCGGTCTGGCAGGGCCAGGGTTACAACAGCGGCATGCGTGACGCCAGCAACCTGAGCTGGAAGCTGGCCCTGGTGGTCAAGGGCCTGGCCGGCGAAGCGCTGCTCGACACCTATGAGCAGGAGCGCCGCGACCATGCCAAGGCAATGATCGACCTGTCGGTGCTGGCCGGCCATGTATTGGCGCCGCCCAAACGCTGGCAGGGCGCGCTGCGCGACGGAATTTCCTGGGCGCTAAACTACCTCCCGGCGGTCAAGCGCTACTTCCTGGAAATGCGCTTCAAACCCATGCCCCAGTATACGAAGGGGGCGCTGGTCGGCGCCGAGGACAGCAAGACGACAGCAGTCGGGCGCATGTTCATCCAGCCCAAAGTGGTCACCGAATCGGGCGAAATCCGCCTGCTTGATGACGTCATCGGCAGCAACTTCGCCTTCATTGCCTGGGGCAGCGATCCGCTCTGGGGTCTGAGCGCCGACCAGGAGCAAGCCTGGCGTGCGCTCGGGGCCTGCTTCATGCAGGTTGTGCCGGACGTGCAACTCAAGGCCGGTCGCAAAGTGCGAGATGGGGTGATTCGCGTGGGGGACTGCACGGGCCGCCTGAAGCAATGGTTCGGTCTCTACCCGGTATCCATCGCACTGCTGCGCCCGGACCGCTTCGTCGGCGCGGTGGCCATCCCGCAAACCATCGGTCAGGCCAGCGATACCCTGCTGCGCGCCTTGGCTGCCCAGCCACAGCCAAGCGCTCAGGCGTCTCTGGCATCGAAGGTGGCGTGA
- the pheT gene encoding phenylalanine--tRNA ligase subunit beta has product MKFSEQWLRGWVNPQVSRDELVARLSMAGLEVDSVTPAAGQFSGIVVGEILATEQHPDADKLRVCQVSNGQETFQVVCGAPNARPGIKIPFAMIGAELPGDFKIKKAKLRGVESFGMLCSAAELQISEENDGLLELAADAPVGEDIRQYLSLDDASIEIGLTPNRGDCLSLAGLARDVSALYNVPVTRPVVPAVPAAHDEVRPVEVSAPAVCPRYLGRVIRNVDLSKPTPLWMVERLRRSDVRSIDAAVDITNYVMLELGQPMHAFDLAEINGGIRVRMAEEGEKLVLLDGQEVALRADTLVIADHTRALAIAGVMGGEHSGVNTEKTRDLFLESAFFEPIAVAGKARSYGLHTDASHRYERGVDSQLAREAMERATALVLEIVGGEAGPIIEAVSEQHLPQVAPVTLRAERITQMLGMELQAAQVEQMLNALELTTTANGAGEWTVKVPSHRFDISLEVDLIEELARLYGYNSLPVRYPQARLAPKANPETRGELPNLRRLLVARGYQEAITYSFIDPKLFELFTPGVEPLLLANPISSDMAAMRASLWPGLVKAMQHNLNRQQDRVRLFESGLRFVGQLGDLKQQPMIAGVVTGSRLPEGWANGRDSIDFFDVKADVEALLGYSGALSDFTFAAGKHPALHPGQTALIQRDGKEVGYLGALHPEVAKALGLDRPVYVFELVLGDVVEGRLPKFSELSKFPETRRDLALIAGRDVAASAVLEVIRDNAGEWLTDLRLFDVYQGKGIDPDRKSLAVGLTWQHPSRTLNDDEVNTTLQNILTSLEQRLNTTLRK; this is encoded by the coding sequence ATGAAATTCAGTGAACAGTGGCTGCGCGGTTGGGTAAACCCGCAAGTCTCCCGTGACGAACTGGTCGCCCGCCTGTCCATGGCCGGCCTTGAAGTCGACAGCGTAACCCCCGCTGCCGGCCAGTTCAGCGGCATCGTCGTGGGCGAAATCCTCGCCACCGAACAACACCCCGACGCCGACAAGCTGCGCGTCTGCCAGGTCAGCAACGGCCAGGAAACCTTCCAGGTCGTCTGCGGCGCCCCCAACGCGCGCCCGGGCATCAAAATCCCGTTCGCCATGATCGGCGCCGAACTGCCGGGCGACTTCAAGATCAAGAAGGCCAAGCTGCGCGGCGTCGAGTCGTTCGGCATGCTGTGCTCGGCAGCAGAGCTGCAGATCAGCGAAGAAAACGACGGCCTGCTCGAACTGGCTGCCGACGCTCCGGTAGGCGAAGACATTCGCCAGTACCTGAGCCTGGACGACGCCAGCATCGAAATCGGCCTGACCCCCAACCGCGGTGACTGCCTGTCGCTGGCTGGCCTGGCCCGCGACGTCAGCGCCCTGTACAACGTCCCGGTCACCCGCCCGGTGGTGCCGGCCGTTCCGGCTGCCCACGACGAAGTGCGCCCGGTCGAAGTCAGCGCCCCGGCCGTGTGCCCACGCTACCTGGGCCGCGTCATCCGCAACGTCGACCTCAGCAAGCCCACCCCGCTGTGGATGGTTGAACGCCTGCGCCGCAGCGACGTGCGTAGCATCGACGCCGCCGTCGACATCACCAACTACGTGATGCTCGAACTCGGCCAGCCGATGCACGCCTTCGACCTCGCCGAAATCAACGGTGGCATCCGCGTACGCATGGCCGAAGAGGGCGAGAAGCTCGTGCTGCTCGACGGCCAGGAAGTCGCCCTGCGCGCCGACACCCTGGTCATCGCCGACCACACCCGCGCCCTGGCCATTGCCGGCGTGATGGGTGGCGAGCACAGCGGCGTCAACACCGAAAAAACCCGCGACCTGTTCCTCGAAAGCGCCTTCTTCGAGCCGATCGCCGTTGCTGGCAAGGCCCGTTCCTACGGCCTGCACACCGACGCCTCGCACCGCTACGAGCGCGGCGTCGACTCGCAACTGGCCCGCGAAGCCATGGAGCGCGCTACCGCACTGGTGCTGGAGATTGTCGGCGGCGAAGCCGGCCCCATCATCGAAGCCGTCAGCGAACAGCACCTGCCGCAAGTCGCTCCGGTGACCCTGCGCGCCGAACGCATCACCCAGATGCTCGGCATGGAGCTGCAGGCCGCCCAGGTCGAGCAGATGCTCAACGCCCTGGAGCTGACCACCACGGCCAACGGGGCAGGGGAGTGGACCGTCAAGGTGCCAAGCCACCGCTTCGACATCAGCCTGGAAGTCGACCTGATCGAAGAGCTGGCCCGCCTGTACGGCTACAACAGCCTGCCAGTGCGTTACCCGCAAGCGCGCCTGGCACCCAAGGCCAACCCGGAAACCCGCGGTGAGCTGCCCAACCTGCGCCGCCTGCTGGTCGCCCGCGGCTACCAGGAAGCCATCACCTACAGCTTCATCGACCCGAAGCTGTTCGAGCTGTTCACCCCAGGCGTAGAGCCGCTGCTGCTGGCCAACCCCATCTCCAGCGACATGGCCGCCATGCGCGCCTCGCTGTGGCCGGGCCTGGTCAAAGCTATGCAGCACAACCTCAACCGCCAGCAAGACCGCGTGCGCCTGTTCGAAAGCGGCCTGCGCTTCGTCGGCCAGCTGGGTGACCTGAAGCAGCAGCCCATGATCGCCGGCGTCGTCACCGGCAGCCGCCTGCCAGAAGGCTGGGCCAACGGCCGTGACAGCATCGACTTCTTCGATGTGAAAGCAGATGTCGAAGCCCTGCTGGGCTACTCGGGCGCCCTGAGCGACTTCACCTTCGCCGCCGGCAAACACCCCGCCCTGCACCCAGGCCAGACCGCTCTCATCCAGCGCGACGGCAAGGAAGTCGGCTACCTCGGCGCCCTGCACCCGGAAGTTGCCAAGGCCCTGGGTCTGGACCGCCCGGTGTACGTCTTCGAGCTGGTGTTGGGTGATGTGGTCGAAGGTCGCCTGCCGAAATTCAGCGAACTCTCCAAGTTCCCGGAAACCCGTCGCGACCTGGCCCTGATCGCCGGCCGTGACGTGGCTGCCAGCGCCGTGCTTGAAGTAATTCGTGACAATGCAGGCGAATGGCTTACAGACCTCAGGCTGTTTGACGTCTACCAGGGTAAAGGTATTGATCCTGATAGAAAAAGCCTGGCCGTCGGCTTGACCTGGCAGCATCCATCGCGCACTCTTAACGACGATGAGGTGAACACTACCCTGCAAAACATCCTCACCTCGCTTGAACAAAGGTTGAACACCACGTTAAGGAAATAA
- the rpmI gene encoding 50S ribosomal protein L35, whose protein sequence is MPKMKTKSGAAKRFLKTATGFKHKHAFKSHILTKMSTKRKRQLRGSSLLHPSDVAKVARMLRVR, encoded by the coding sequence ATGCCAAAAATGAAAACCAAGAGCGGTGCTGCAAAGCGCTTCCTGAAGACCGCTACCGGCTTCAAGCACAAGCACGCTTTCAAGAGCCACATCCTGACCAAAATGTCGACCAAGCGTAAGCGTCAACTGCGTGGTAGCAGCTTGCTGCACCCGTCTGACGTCGCGAAAGTCGCGCGCATGCTGCGCGTTCGTTAA
- a CDS encoding MerR family transcriptional regulator: MLEPSHNDELPPIPGKRYFTIGEVSELCAVKPHVLRYWEQEFPQLNPVKRRGNRRYYQRQDVLMIRQIRALLYDQGFTIGGARLRLSSDEVKDESSQYKQLIRQMIVELEDVLVVLKK, encoded by the coding sequence ATGCTGGAACCAAGCCATAACGACGAACTGCCCCCCATACCGGGCAAACGCTACTTCACCATTGGTGAAGTCAGCGAGTTGTGTGCCGTAAAGCCACACGTGCTGCGGTATTGGGAGCAGGAGTTCCCTCAGCTCAACCCTGTGAAGCGGCGGGGCAATCGACGGTATTACCAGCGCCAAGACGTGCTGATGATCCGCCAGATTCGCGCGCTGCTTTATGACCAGGGGTTCACCATTGGCGGGGCGCGGTTACGGCTCTCCAGTGATGAGGTGAAGGATGAGTCAAGCCAGTACAAGCAGCTGATTCGGCAGATGATTGTTGAGTTGGAGGATGTGCTGGTTGTCTTGAAGAAGTGA